A window of Chitinophagales bacterium contains these coding sequences:
- the xylA gene encoding xylose isomerase, with translation MSIVTGNKEYFKGIGKIAYEGPGSDNPMAFQWYDENKVVAGKPLKEWLRFACAYWHSFCGSGADPFGEPTHLFPWNEKSDAVDRAKDKADAAFEFITKLGLPYYCFHDVDAVDYTNDVKDNERRLKAITAYFAEKQKASGVKLLWATANLFSNRRYMNGAATNPDFHVLTHGAAQVKTALDATIALNGENYVFWGGREGYMSLLNTNMKREKEHLARFLTLARDYARKNGFKGKFFIEPKPCEPSKHQYDYDCETVIGFLRQYDLLNDFSLNIEVNHATLAGHTFTHELQVAADAGLLGSMDANRGDYQNGWDTDQFPNNINELVEAMLIILEAGGFQGGGINFDAKIRRNSTDPEDLFHAHIGGMDSFARALITADKILQGSDYKKLRADRYASYDSGKGHEFEQGKLSLEDLMSLAIEKGEPETRSGKQEYIENLINRYI, from the coding sequence ATGAGTATTGTAACAGGCAACAAAGAATATTTCAAAGGCATCGGAAAGATTGCATATGAAGGTCCGGGATCAGATAACCCAATGGCCTTTCAGTGGTATGATGAAAATAAAGTGGTAGCGGGCAAACCCTTAAAGGAATGGCTTCGTTTTGCCTGTGCATACTGGCATTCCTTCTGTGGATCCGGCGCCGATCCCTTTGGAGAACCCACCCATCTTTTTCCCTGGAATGAAAAATCCGATGCGGTTGACCGGGCCAAAGACAAAGCAGATGCGGCCTTTGAATTTATCACCAAACTCGGTCTCCCCTACTATTGCTTCCATGATGTGGATGCCGTGGATTATACAAATGATGTAAAGGACAATGAAAGAAGGTTGAAAGCCATCACGGCCTATTTTGCCGAAAAACAAAAAGCCAGTGGCGTAAAACTGTTATGGGCCACGGCCAATCTGTTTTCCAACCGCCGTTATATGAATGGCGCGGCTACCAATCCCGATTTCCATGTGCTCACACATGGAGCCGCCCAGGTAAAGACCGCGCTGGATGCCACCATCGCACTGAATGGAGAAAACTATGTTTTCTGGGGTGGACGTGAAGGATATATGTCCCTGCTCAATACCAATATGAAAAGGGAAAAAGAACACCTGGCCCGTTTCCTCACCCTGGCGCGTGACTATGCACGGAAGAATGGTTTCAAAGGGAAATTCTTTATTGAGCCCAAACCCTGCGAACCCAGCAAACACCAATATGACTATGATTGCGAAACCGTGATCGGTTTCCTTCGTCAATACGATCTGCTGAATGATTTCAGTCTGAATATCGAGGTGAACCATGCCACCCTGGCGGGTCACACCTTTACACATGAACTTCAGGTAGCGGCTGATGCCGGACTTCTTGGAAGCATGGATGCCAACCGGGGAGATTACCAGAATGGCTGGGACACCGACCAGTTCCCCAATAATATCAATGAACTGGTTGAAGCGATGCTGATCATTCTTGAGGCCGGAGGCTTCCAGGGTGGTGGTATCAACTTTGACGCGAAGATCCGTCGCAACTCAACCGATCCGGAAGATCTTTTCCACGCACATATCGGTGGAATGGACAGTTTTGCCCGCGCACTGATCACAGCCGACAAGATCCTTCAGGGTTCCGATTACAAAAAACTTCGTGCCGACCGTTATGCTTCCTACGATTCCGGTAAAGGACATGAATTTGAACAAGGCAAGCTGAGCCTGGAAGACCTGATGTCCCTGGCCATCGAAAAAGGGGAACCAGAAACCAGAAGCGGGAAACAGGAATACATCGAAAATCTCATTAACCGGTATATTTAA
- a CDS encoding carbohydrate kinase yields MLLLGIDLGTSSVKVTVVDAHSQHILSSAFYPETEADILSLKPGWAEQSPDQWWEFVKQAILKCHAQGNYDPFEIGAIGIAYQMHGLVITGKDRNVLRNSIIWCDSRAVSKGQQAFESIGEEKCLSHLLNSPGNFTASKLAWVQEHEPQTYERIEKVMLPGDFIAMKMTEEVTTSISALSEGIFWDFRENRLSEDVLGYFGFAENFFPDIHPVFSHHGQLTEKTASRLQLKAGIPVTYKAGDQPNNALSLNVFHPGEVAATAGTSGVIYGVTDQLHYDLESRINGFAHVNHQEDNTRIGVLLCLNGTGIFNRWIKNIAGANHSYSSLNEMAAQVPAGSNGLIALPFGNGAERIFNNRIIGAHFHQIDLNLHDTAHLVRAVQEGIAFSFRYGLDIMRSNGMNPSVVRAGKSNLFLSDVFTRAFANVNQVAVEFYEGDGSYGAAIGAGIGLGYYKNEKEAFANRRPVHTVEPEEKELYEDLYQKWNLHLNQHLRPQEELEWLEPTS; encoded by the coding sequence ATGTTACTACTGGGTATAGACTTGGGCACTTCGTCGGTGAAGGTAACCGTGGTGGATGCCCATTCCCAACATATTTTATCTTCGGCATTCTATCCTGAAACCGAGGCGGATATACTTTCCCTGAAACCTGGATGGGCTGAACAAAGCCCTGATCAGTGGTGGGAATTTGTCAAACAAGCCATTCTCAAATGTCATGCACAGGGAAATTATGATCCATTCGAGATCGGTGCCATTGGTATCGCCTACCAGATGCATGGCCTTGTAATTACCGGCAAGGACAGAAATGTTTTACGCAATTCGATCATTTGGTGTGACAGCCGGGCGGTTTCCAAAGGCCAACAGGCATTTGAATCGATCGGGGAGGAAAAATGTCTTTCACACCTGCTCAATTCTCCGGGCAATTTCACAGCCAGTAAATTGGCCTGGGTTCAGGAACATGAACCTCAGACCTATGAACGTATAGAAAAGGTCATGCTACCCGGCGATTTCATCGCTATGAAGATGACGGAAGAGGTTACTACGTCCATTTCCGCTTTATCTGAAGGCATCTTTTGGGATTTCCGGGAGAACCGGTTGTCGGAAGATGTGCTGGGCTATTTTGGATTTGCTGAAAACTTTTTCCCGGATATACATCCCGTTTTTTCCCATCATGGGCAACTGACGGAAAAAACTGCGTCCCGTTTGCAACTGAAAGCGGGAATTCCTGTCACCTATAAAGCGGGTGACCAACCCAATAATGCCCTCTCCTTAAATGTATTTCATCCCGGGGAAGTTGCTGCAACAGCTGGTACCTCGGGTGTCATCTATGGGGTTACTGACCAATTACATTATGACCTTGAATCAAGGATCAATGGGTTTGCCCATGTCAACCACCAGGAGGACAATACGCGTATTGGCGTTTTACTTTGTTTAAATGGAACCGGCATATTTAACCGGTGGATCAAAAATATCGCCGGGGCTAACCATTCATATTCCAGTTTGAACGAAATGGCTGCCCAGGTACCTGCCGGTAGTAACGGTTTGATCGCCCTGCCCTTTGGCAATGGCGCTGAACGCATTTTCAATAACCGGATCATTGGCGCTCATTTTCACCAGATCGATCTTAACCTGCATGATACGGCCCACCTGGTGCGTGCGGTACAGGAAGGTATTGCCTTCTCCTTCCGGTATGGACTGGACATTATGCGAAGCAATGGCATGAACCCCTCCGTTGTACGTGCCGGCAAATCCAATCTTTTCCTGAGTGATGTCTTTACCCGTGCCTTTGCTAATGTGAATCAGGTAGCGGTTGAGTTTTACGAGGGCGATGGCAGCTATGGGGCCGCTATTGGCGCCGGCATTGGACTGGGTTATTATAAAAATGAAAAAGAGGCATTTGCCAATCGTCGCCCGGTACATACGGTAGAGCCGGAAGAAAAAGAATTGTATGAGGACCTGTACCAGAAATGGAATCTGCATTTGAACCAACACCTCCGGCCACAGGAAGAACTGGAATGGCTGGAACCCACATCATAA
- a CDS encoding LacI family DNA-binding transcriptional regulator encodes MSKEVTIYDLARELNLSPATISRGLQNNKRISKETTKRILAKAEEMGYRHNSFASSLRKQKSHTIGVMVHELNSNFITSVLAGIERVTTEAGYDLIIAHSSESYKKEASNASNLFHKRVDGLIASLSFDTKSLDHFQAYFDKGIPVIFFDRVEENSDTPKVIIDNYKSGYHATQHLIEQGCRRIALVTANLNRNVYAQRFRGYKDALFDHKVPFEQHLVLIKDLSEKCGREAAEEIMKMKPRPDGLFITNDFSAAVCLQTLKEKGVRIPEDIAIVGFNNDAISKIVEPQLSTINYPGIDMGEIAARNLIGHLKGETNLLQTNTIIVKSELIIRGSSMKKG; translated from the coding sequence ATGTCGAAAGAAGTAACGATCTATGACCTTGCCAGGGAATTGAATTTGTCGCCTGCTACGATCAGTCGTGGTTTGCAGAACAATAAGAGGATCAGCAAGGAAACCACGAAACGCATTCTTGCCAAGGCGGAGGAAATGGGTTATCGGCACAATAGTTTTGCCAGCAGTCTCCGCAAGCAGAAATCCCATACCATCGGCGTGATGGTCCATGAATTGAATTCCAACTTTATTACCTCGGTGCTGGCGGGTATTGAGCGAGTGACCACGGAGGCAGGGTATGACCTGATCATCGCCCACTCGTCGGAAAGCTATAAAAAAGAGGCCTCCAATGCCAGTAACCTGTTTCATAAGCGTGTGGATGGTCTAATTGCTTCGCTTTCCTTTGATACCAAGTCACTCGATCATTTTCAGGCCTATTTTGACAAAGGGATACCCGTCATCTTTTTTGACCGGGTGGAAGAAAATTCAGATACACCCAAAGTCATCATCGATAATTATAAGAGTGGATACCATGCCACCCAGCATTTAATTGAACAGGGATGCCGGCGTATTGCGCTGGTAACAGCCAACCTGAACAGGAACGTATATGCCCAGCGTTTCCGTGGGTATAAAGATGCTTTATTTGATCATAAGGTGCCCTTTGAACAACACCTGGTGTTGATCAAAGACCTCAGTGAGAAATGTGGTCGCGAGGCAGCAGAGGAGATAATGAAGATGAAACCTCGTCCCGACGGGCTGTTTATTACCAATGACTTTTCTGCCGCCGTATGTCTGCAAACACTCAAGGAAAAAGGGGTGCGGATACCGGAAGATATTGCGATCGTAGGGTTTAATAATGATGCGATCAGCAAGATCGTAGAGCCACAATTGTCCACCATCAATTACCCCGGTATTGATATGGGGGAGATTGCCGCCAGAAACCTGATCGGTCATCTTAAAGGAGAGACCAATCTTTTGCAGACCAATACGATCATTGTAAAATCAGAATTGATCATCAGGGGATCTTCTATGAAAAAGGGTTAA